The Paracoccus liaowanqingii genome window below encodes:
- the rpsT gene encoding 30S ribosomal protein S20 gives MANTPQSKKRARQIERRTDVNKARRSRIRTYLRKVEEAIASGDAAAAKTALQNAQPELMRGVTKGVVHKNTASRKVSRLAARVNALTTA, from the coding sequence ATGGCCAATACGCCCCAGTCCAAGAAACGCGCCCGCCAGATCGAACGTCGCACCGACGTCAACAAGGCCCGCCGCTCGCGCATCCGCACCTACCTGCGCAAGGTCGAGGAGGCCATCGCCTCGGGCGACGCCGCCGCCGCCAAGACCGCCCTGCAGAACGCCCAGCCCGAACTGATGCGCGGCGTCACCAAGGGTGTCGTGCACAAGAATACTGCATCGCGGAAAGTGTCGCGTCTGGCAGCCCGCGTGAACGCGCTGACCACCGCCTGA